A stretch of Paenibacillus peoriae DNA encodes these proteins:
- a CDS encoding beta-mannosidase: MVNVIGLDGWRFREAQSDEWLSAKVPGCVHTDLLRHGKIPDPFMGMNEMEVQWIDKQDWIYEAHFEINADQLQCQCVELVLEGLDTYADVKVNDQSVLSANNMFRVWRRDVKALVQQGENRLEISFRSPIAEDVPKLESLGYGLPAPNDQSEIGGLSDKKVSVFARKAPYHYGWDWGPRLVTSGIWREVRIEAWSGLIVRDLFIRQDEVSSAGAKLMAVVEIENADEIRDAELRISADGKVWSKPVRLLKGKQTVELELEMKKPKLWWCRGLGEPHLYTFVAELVEQEQGAVIAEKSVKTGLRSIRLVRERDAAGESFYFELNGIPVFAKGANHIPNDSFVTEVTMERYRYEIASAAASNMNMLRVWGGGIYEQDVFYELCDEYGLLVWQDFMFACSMYPGDEDFIDNVAQEAEDNIKRLRNHPCISLWCGNNEIDSAWAHYEENGGWGWKKNYTPEQRERLWDDYEMLFHRILPEAVCTWSAQTAYWPSSPLIDLTRDRNQHAHRSSTAGDVHYWGVWHASEPFENYHVHVGRFMSEYGFQSFPEYKSVRTYAEEKDLELESAVMLAHQKNGAGNRLIKEYMERYMREPKDFTGFLPMSQILQAEAMKAAIEAHRRHKPYCMGTLYWQMNDCWPVASWSSMDYFGRWKALQYTAKRSFADVLLSATDTEQGNKALHLVNDTLEPISGTLRLTLLHIRSSQAVREENVKVKQPAGGAGIVHILPIDKWLSGLNRAEHMLVARLTQNGEQVISSEIYFADTKEMDLPQAKIEVTEIQGSEASRFMLCSDVLARHVWLSAEQEGIFSDNHLDLAPGIPKTVEFLALHNGSAAFVAAAPGTLAVHSLVNWIQG, from the coding sequence ATGGTTAATGTGATAGGGTTGGATGGCTGGAGGTTTAGAGAAGCACAAAGTGATGAGTGGCTCAGCGCGAAAGTGCCGGGTTGTGTGCATACCGATCTTTTACGACATGGCAAAATTCCTGATCCGTTTATGGGTATGAACGAGATGGAGGTACAGTGGATTGATAAGCAGGATTGGATATATGAAGCCCATTTTGAGATAAATGCAGATCAGCTTCAATGTCAATGTGTAGAGTTGGTGTTGGAAGGTCTGGACACATACGCGGATGTAAAAGTGAATGATCAATCTGTCTTGTCAGCCAATAATATGTTTCGAGTATGGAGACGGGATGTGAAGGCATTGGTTCAGCAAGGGGAAAATCGGCTAGAAATCAGTTTTCGTTCTCCGATTGCTGAAGATGTACCCAAGCTGGAAAGCTTAGGTTATGGACTCCCTGCACCCAATGATCAGTCCGAAATAGGTGGTTTGTCCGATAAAAAGGTAAGCGTTTTCGCACGTAAAGCTCCTTACCACTATGGTTGGGATTGGGGACCGAGGCTGGTGACGAGCGGTATCTGGAGAGAGGTTCGGATCGAGGCTTGGTCCGGTCTGATCGTGAGAGACTTGTTTATTCGACAGGACGAAGTGAGTTCGGCAGGGGCTAAACTCATGGCAGTGGTAGAGATCGAAAATGCAGATGAGATTAGAGATGCCGAGTTGCGTATTTCTGCTGACGGCAAAGTGTGGTCCAAGCCAGTTCGGCTGCTGAAGGGGAAGCAGACAGTGGAGCTGGAGCTGGAGATGAAGAAGCCGAAGCTGTGGTGGTGCCGTGGACTGGGGGAGCCGCATCTATATACGTTTGTGGCCGAATTAGTGGAACAAGAACAAGGAGCTGTAATCGCGGAAAAATCAGTAAAAACGGGACTGCGTTCCATCCGTCTTGTACGGGAACGGGATGCAGCAGGAGAGAGCTTTTATTTTGAGCTGAACGGAATTCCGGTGTTTGCAAAAGGGGCTAACCATATTCCGAATGACAGCTTTGTCACTGAAGTTACGATGGAACGATATCGGTATGAAATTGCCAGCGCAGCCGCCTCGAATATGAATATGTTGCGAGTGTGGGGTGGCGGTATATATGAACAAGACGTATTTTATGAGCTTTGTGATGAATACGGTTTGCTCGTATGGCAAGATTTTATGTTCGCTTGCAGTATGTACCCAGGCGATGAAGATTTTATAGACAATGTGGCACAGGAAGCCGAGGACAATATCAAGCGGCTGCGTAATCATCCCTGTATTTCCTTATGGTGCGGCAACAATGAGATCGATTCTGCGTGGGCGCATTATGAAGAGAATGGAGGCTGGGGCTGGAAAAAGAACTACACACCTGAGCAACGGGAACGCCTGTGGGATGATTATGAAATGCTCTTTCATCGGATTCTACCGGAGGCGGTATGCACCTGGTCAGCGCAGACAGCATATTGGCCCTCCTCCCCGCTAATTGACCTGACGAGGGATCGGAACCAGCATGCCCATCGGTCTTCAACTGCAGGCGATGTTCATTATTGGGGTGTATGGCACGCGTCTGAGCCGTTTGAGAATTATCATGTACATGTGGGCCGTTTTATGAGTGAATATGGTTTTCAGTCTTTTCCTGAATACAAGTCCGTTCGTACTTATGCGGAAGAGAAGGATTTGGAACTGGAATCTGCGGTGATGCTGGCACATCAGAAGAACGGTGCGGGCAATCGTCTGATTAAAGAATATATGGAGCGGTACATGCGAGAACCAAAGGATTTTACGGGTTTTCTTCCCATGAGCCAAATTTTACAGGCAGAAGCAATGAAAGCAGCTATAGAGGCGCATCGTCGTCACAAGCCTTATTGCATGGGAACATTATACTGGCAAATGAATGATTGCTGGCCCGTTGCCTCCTGGTCGAGTATGGACTATTTTGGTCGTTGGAAGGCGCTCCAATATACGGCTAAGCGTAGCTTTGCCGATGTGTTGTTGAGTGCAACAGATACAGAACAGGGGAATAAGGCACTACATCTGGTCAACGATACACTAGAGCCGATATCAGGTACGCTGCGGCTGACGCTTTTGCATATCCGAAGCAGCCAGGCTGTTCGTGAAGAGAATGTTAAGGTAAAGCAACCAGCAGGTGGTGCAGGAATTGTACATATACTGCCTATCGACAAATGGCTGAGTGGCCTGAACCGTGCGGAGCATATGCTGGTCGCGCGTCTGACGCAGAATGGTGAACAGGTGATCTCCAGTGAAATTTATTTTGCAGACACGAAAGAGATGGATTTACCGCAGGCAAAAATTGAAGTGACAGAGATTCAGGGAAGCGAGGCTAGCAGATTCATGCTGTGTTCGGATGTACTTGCCCGACACGTGTGGCTATCGGCAGAGCAGGAAGGTATTTTCAGCGACAACCATCTGGATCTGGCTCCCGGTATTCCAAAAACAGTGGAATTTTTGGCTTTGCACAACGGTTCAGCGGCATTTGTGGCAGCTGCGCCGGGTACATTGGCAGTACATTCATTAGTCAATTGGATACAAGGTTAG